One Pararhizobium sp. IMCC3301 DNA segment encodes these proteins:
- a CDS encoding ATP-dependent Clp protease proteolytic subunit, giving the protein MSYTETDPASDAHVKTASERIQDGLLWLVFLAMISAAGYVLMLDYRYLQYEDRLAGIEDTREPVPMMPVSPSDQIRPYVPGSRPVGPSREAPDLSPFEISPDMPEREPMVFRRDGNGVLLAFGTITPGTAEIFERALLDLKEPVTEIVLHSPGGSVQDALSMARLIRDKELNTRIIANGYCASSCPLVFAGGVKREAHETAWIGVHQVYAPPSTFGSIQQGMDDAQRISAQTQQALLDFGVDPALWIKAMETPKDQLYVLTAHELEELKLATSVEFEVGNAKGSNPS; this is encoded by the coding sequence ATGAGTTACACCGAGACAGACCCGGCCAGCGATGCGCACGTCAAAACCGCGTCAGAACGGATTCAGGACGGTCTGCTCTGGCTTGTGTTTCTCGCCATGATCTCTGCTGCTGGCTATGTGCTGATGCTGGATTACCGCTACCTGCAATATGAAGACCGCCTGGCCGGTATTGAAGACACGCGCGAACCAGTGCCGATGATGCCGGTCAGTCCCAGCGATCAGATCCGGCCCTATGTGCCCGGCTCGCGCCCGGTCGGGCCCAGCCGGGAGGCACCCGATCTCAGCCCGTTCGAAATTTCACCTGATATGCCGGAAAGAGAGCCGATGGTGTTCAGGCGCGATGGCAATGGCGTTTTGCTGGCATTCGGCACCATTACGCCAGGCACGGCTGAAATCTTCGAACGCGCGCTGCTTGACCTCAAGGAGCCCGTCACGGAGATTGTGCTGCATTCCCCCGGTGGCTCGGTTCAGGATGCCCTGAGCATGGCGCGGCTGATCCGCGACAAGGAGTTGAACACACGAATTATTGCCAATGGCTATTGCGCCAGCTCATGCCCTCTGGTGTTTGCCGGCGGCGTAAAACGCGAAGCCCACGAAACCGCTTGGATTGGCGTGCACCAGGTCTATGCGCCGCCAAGCACCTTCGGCAGTATCCAGCAGGGCATGGATGATGCGCAGAGGATCAGCGCCCAGACCCAGCAGGCTCTGCTCGATTTCGGCGTCGATCCGGCGCTCTGGATCAAGGCCATGGAGACACCGAAGGATCAGCTTTATGTGTTGACGGCGCATGAATTGGAGGAACTGAAGCTGGCGACCAGCGTAGAATTCGAAGTCGGCAATGCAAAAGGCTCGAACCCTTCATGA
- a CDS encoding histidine phosphatase family protein yields the protein MTRLILMRHAKSSSSDPSLPDHDRPLNQRGRHAAQQMADELVRRGYVPDAIICSTALRARQTLAPLLQMLNGSVHLTMSRALYEAQSEHYPGLIMAAGASAGQPDTTPGTLMLIGHNFAIQDVALALAGNCDTPQYKNLKSKFPTGAAAVLDFARGLANCTPGSGTLSAFLRPRDL from the coding sequence ATGACCCGTTTGATTCTGATGCGCCACGCCAAATCCTCCTCGAGCGATCCGTCCCTGCCCGATCATGACCGGCCGCTCAATCAACGCGGACGTCACGCTGCGCAACAAATGGCAGATGAACTTGTCCGGCGCGGCTATGTCCCCGATGCAATCATCTGTTCAACCGCGCTGCGTGCCCGCCAGACACTGGCGCCCCTGCTGCAAATGCTCAATGGCTCGGTCCACCTCACCATGTCGCGCGCTCTTTATGAGGCACAATCAGAACATTATCCGGGCCTCATTATGGCAGCTGGCGCAAGCGCCGGACAGCCTGATACCACACCAGGCACTCTGATGCTGATCGGCCATAATTTTGCCATTCAGGATGTTGCGCTGGCACTGGCAGGAAACTGCGATACGCCGCAATACAAAAATCTGAAATCAAAATTTCCCACGGGAGCAGCCGCTGTGCTGGACTTCGCCCGAGGTCTTGCAAACTGCACCCCGGGCAGCGGCACTTTGTCTGCGTTTCTGCGTCCCCGCGATCTATAA
- a CDS encoding YcjX family protein, whose amino-acid sequence MSLLDILDEAARATRDQAETLKNDYTTPTVRLGVTGLSRAGKTVFITALLHNLLEGGRLALFDAQARGRIASASLRPQPDDGVPTFDYRAHVRDLVSKRLWPSSTRQISEIRLTLIFESESLWTRIFKASQIHLDIVDYPGEWLLDLTLIDKDFATWSKSALRLTQKPDRQDLAQDWLIYLNTLSQEPDDAEASAQIGAALFTKYLADCRAGDRALSMLPPGRFLMPGDMAGSPALTFCPLPVASKAGAPQLYALLERRFEAYKSLVVKPFFKDHFARLDRQIVLVDVLNALNAGPDAIHDLEETLADVLRAFRPGRNSWLAGILGKRIDRVLFAATKADHVHHSDHDRLEAILDHLLQDAAKRVKFSGAETKTIAISAVRATREAHLEVDGDRVPAILGTPLAGETAHGDTYDGTQEIALFPGDLPDDPQAIYAIRTTPDEDPLRYLRFKPPKLEETAEGLTLSLPHIRLDRALEFLLGDKLA is encoded by the coding sequence TTGAGTCTTTTGGATATTCTGGATGAGGCTGCCCGCGCCACCCGCGACCAGGCAGAAACGCTGAAGAATGACTATACAACTCCGACCGTGCGTCTGGGTGTCACCGGCCTGTCGCGAGCCGGAAAAACCGTCTTTATCACAGCGCTTCTGCACAATCTGCTCGAAGGCGGCCGGCTGGCGCTGTTCGACGCGCAGGCCAGAGGCCGCATCGCCAGTGCCTCACTGCGGCCACAGCCCGATGATGGTGTACCGACATTCGACTATCGCGCTCATGTCCGTGACCTTGTCAGCAAGCGCCTTTGGCCATCCTCGACCCGGCAGATCAGTGAAATCCGGCTGACCCTGATTTTTGAATCCGAAAGCCTGTGGACGCGAATCTTCAAGGCCAGCCAGATACATCTGGATATTGTCGACTATCCCGGCGAGTGGCTTCTCGATCTGACCCTGATCGACAAGGATTTCGCCACATGGTCCAAGAGCGCATTGCGGTTGACACAAAAACCCGACCGGCAGGATCTGGCTCAGGACTGGCTGATTTATCTCAATACTCTGAGCCAGGAACCGGACGATGCCGAAGCCAGCGCACAGATCGGTGCGGCGCTGTTCACAAAATACCTCGCTGACTGCCGCGCCGGGGATCGCGCCCTGTCGATGCTGCCGCCGGGGCGCTTTTTGATGCCGGGCGACATGGCAGGCTCACCGGCACTGACCTTCTGCCCGCTGCCTGTGGCCTCAAAAGCCGGCGCGCCACAACTCTATGCGCTGCTTGAGCGCCGCTTTGAGGCCTATAAGAGCCTGGTTGTAAAACCGTTCTTCAAAGACCATTTTGCCCGGCTCGACCGGCAGATTGTTCTGGTCGACGTGCTCAATGCCCTCAATGCAGGACCGGATGCAATTCACGATCTGGAAGAAACCCTGGCAGATGTGCTGCGCGCATTCCGGCCCGGCCGCAATTCCTGGCTGGCTGGCATTCTGGGCAAGCGGATCGACCGGGTGTTGTTTGCTGCCACCAAGGCCGATCATGTGCATCACAGTGACCATGATCGGCTGGAAGCTATTCTCGACCATTTGCTGCAGGACGCAGCCAAACGCGTCAAATTCTCCGGTGCCGAGACAAAAACCATTGCCATTTCTGCGGTTCGGGCCACCAGAGAAGCCCATCTGGAAGTTGACGGAGATCGCGTCCCGGCCATTCTCGGCACGCCGCTTGCCGGAGAAACCGCTCATGGCGACACCTATGACGGCACCCAGGAGATTGCCCTGTTTCCAGGCGATCTGCCGGATGATCCGCAAGCCATTTATGCAATTCGAACCACGCCGGACGAAGATCCGCTGCGCTATCTGCGCTTCAAGCCGCCAAAACTGGAGGAAACGGCTGAAGGTCTGACCCTGTCGCTGCCTCACATAAGGCTGGATCGCGCTCTTGAATTTCTGTTGGGAGACAAACTGGCATGA
- a CDS encoding YcjF family protein has product MTRPTDNTGPTRTRKPSAQLLSEARLVEPPASLPAVSEPNAAAPPVKPKARRFSLGKLFWTSLTGLLGLAFGLWLDGLIADLFSRADWLGYAAMALSLLLVVALLALALRELSALARLKTMHRLQQRAASAYSENDLPKTRIVVGDLLSLYQGRADTARSRGQLKNQLDDVMDGRDLVKLAERDLLGAMDARANAIILNSAKRTSIVTAISPRALIDVLFVVVENVRLIRRLSQLYGGRPGFFSSWRLAREVIGHLALTGGLSAGDSLIQNALGHGLAAKVSARLGEGVINGMLTARVGRAAMTVCRPLPFLAGKPPSLKSIFSELTKTASRQHDEPD; this is encoded by the coding sequence ATGACCCGACCGACAGACAACACCGGCCCGACCCGGACCCGCAAACCAAGTGCACAACTGCTCAGCGAAGCCCGGCTCGTAGAGCCGCCAGCCTCGTTGCCTGCCGTCTCCGAGCCGAATGCGGCCGCACCACCAGTTAAGCCTAAAGCGCGCAGATTTTCATTGGGAAAACTGTTCTGGACCAGCCTGACAGGCCTTCTAGGTCTGGCCTTCGGCCTGTGGCTGGACGGGTTGATTGCAGATCTGTTCTCTCGCGCCGACTGGCTTGGCTATGCAGCCATGGCGCTGTCGCTGCTGCTGGTCGTTGCCCTGCTGGCGCTGGCTTTGCGCGAATTGTCGGCGCTGGCCCGCCTCAAGACCATGCACCGCTTGCAGCAACGCGCAGCCTCGGCCTATTCCGAAAACGACCTGCCAAAAACACGGATCGTTGTAGGCGATTTGCTGTCGCTGTATCAGGGTCGCGCCGACACCGCGCGCAGCCGTGGGCAACTGAAAAACCAGTTGGATGATGTCATGGATGGCCGCGATCTTGTCAAACTGGCTGAACGGGATCTGCTTGGTGCAATGGACGCCAGAGCCAATGCCATCATTCTCAACTCGGCGAAACGGACGAGCATCGTCACCGCCATCAGTCCGCGTGCGCTGATTGATGTGCTGTTCGTCGTTGTCGAAAACGTGCGGCTGATCCGCCGCCTGTCACAACTCTATGGCGGCCGTCCGGGATTTTTCAGCTCCTGGCGTCTGGCCCGCGAAGTCATCGGCCACCTGGCTCTTACCGGCGGCTTATCGGCGGGTGACAGCCTCATCCAGAATGCGCTCGGCCACGGCCTTGCTGCAAAAGTCTCCGCCCGCCTTGGTGAAGGCGTCATCAATGGCATGCTGACGGCGCGGGTCGGACGCGCGGCCATGACCGTCTGCAGGCCGCTGCCGTTTCTGGCCGGCAAGCCACCCAGCCTGAAAAGCATCTTCAGCGAATTGACAAAAACCGCATCCCGCCAACACGATGAGCCGGATTAA
- a CDS encoding acyl-ACP thioesterase produces the protein MNEVTLRSTVNTWQCDENAHMNVQFYFAKFDDADRVFRDRFALPSLSRAMRLTRHVRYHREAAAAAMIEVRSAIVQRDGKPAAVRHQMTSEPGHAVIATALDTYQPDALAQISARLQVPTVDWDDISNALPRGLDIAPSGEDSDTSTRSGIATYHGVLHPRDFAADGHLLDRAVISCFTDAAPHAWAAGGIEPAWLQQNKFGRVAVEMKLTYGAVPKPGAIVSLETAFLAVGNTTFTLRHTLTSSGRIVAYGELVSLMMDLDLRKAVPLPERADQMRQLAATRFSQ, from the coding sequence GTGAATGAGGTTACACTTCGCTCCACTGTGAACACATGGCAGTGCGATGAGAATGCGCATATGAATGTGCAGTTCTATTTTGCGAAATTTGACGATGCCGACCGCGTATTCCGCGACCGGTTTGCCCTGCCCTCGCTGAGCCGCGCAATGCGCCTCACCCGCCATGTGCGCTATCACCGGGAAGCGGCGGCGGCGGCCATGATCGAAGTTCGCTCCGCCATAGTGCAGCGCGACGGCAAACCGGCAGCGGTGCGTCATCAGATGACCAGCGAGCCCGGCCATGCGGTCATTGCGACGGCGCTTGATACCTATCAGCCCGATGCGCTTGCGCAGATATCCGCCAGGCTGCAAGTGCCGACAGTCGATTGGGACGACATATCCAACGCCCTGCCCCGCGGACTGGACATCGCCCCGTCCGGCGAGGACAGCGACACCTCAACGCGGTCCGGGATTGCAACCTATCACGGTGTGTTGCATCCGCGGGATTTTGCTGCCGATGGACACCTGCTCGACCGTGCCGTCATCTCCTGTTTTACCGATGCTGCACCTCATGCCTGGGCGGCAGGCGGCATTGAACCGGCCTGGTTGCAGCAAAATAAGTTCGGCCGGGTCGCCGTTGAAATGAAATTGACTTATGGCGCTGTGCCAAAGCCGGGCGCGATCGTGTCGTTGGAAACGGCATTTCTGGCAGTCGGCAACACAACTTTTACGCTGCGCCACACGCTCACCAGTTCAGGGCGGATTGTCGCCTATGGTGAGCTTGTCAGCCTGATGATGGACCTTGATCTGCGCAAGGCGGTTCCCCTGCCGGAGCGGGCGGACCAGATGCGCCAACTGGCAGCAACCCGATTCTCGCAATAA
- a CDS encoding multidrug effflux MFS transporter, whose translation MAVDHSARAEKPLSTVEFIALFSLITSLTAAATDAMLPALGEIGRTLAVSDAKNTQLVISLFVFGMVFGELLFGPLSDAIGRRKTILLGLAIFCAGTILAMTASSMEQMLLGRIIQGFGVSGPKIGSRALIRDKFSGDEMARIMSYIYMVFVLVPMLAPAFGQLVMSVADWRAIFLVYLALGLIVSLWLMTRQRETLAVERRIPLSLRLLARNSWLIVRHRRVMAYVVALGAVFGGKLLYLSTAQSVFQDIYGAGNMFPLYFAMLASGIGFASFFNSLLVIRFGMERLAVLALAAMAGLSAGLLAVSLLYDGQPPFLLFMLICAAEFFCFAILFSNLNAMAMQFLGRVAGLGASLTSGLSSLIAVIIAVVLGRFYDLSVVPLSVAFLFAGIAGFALVLLVRSSSSELV comes from the coding sequence ATGGCGGTTGACCACAGTGCGCGCGCGGAAAAACCGCTCAGCACGGTTGAATTCATCGCCCTGTTCTCGCTCATCACTTCACTGACAGCTGCGGCGACTGACGCGATGTTGCCGGCCTTGGGCGAAATTGGCCGGACGCTCGCTGTGTCTGACGCGAAAAACACCCAATTGGTGATCTCACTGTTCGTTTTTGGAATGGTGTTTGGCGAGTTGCTGTTCGGTCCGCTGTCCGATGCCATCGGCCGCCGCAAGACCATTTTGCTGGGTCTGGCGATTTTCTGTGCCGGGACGATTCTGGCCATGACTGCATCGTCAATGGAGCAGATGCTGCTTGGACGGATCATTCAGGGTTTTGGCGTGTCCGGTCCCAAAATCGGCTCACGGGCGCTGATTCGGGACAAGTTCTCCGGCGATGAGATGGCCCGCATCATGTCGTATATCTACATGGTGTTTGTGCTGGTGCCGATGTTGGCACCTGCCTTCGGACAATTGGTGATGTCGGTCGCAGACTGGCGGGCGATATTTCTGGTCTATCTGGCCCTGGGGCTGATCGTGTCGCTGTGGCTGATGACGCGGCAACGTGAAACGCTTGCGGTTGAACGCCGGATTCCCCTGTCGCTGCGATTGCTGGCACGCAATAGCTGGCTGATTGTCAGACACCGGCGGGTGATGGCCTATGTCGTGGCGCTTGGCGCGGTTTTTGGCGGTAAACTGCTCTATCTGAGCACTGCACAATCGGTGTTTCAGGATATATATGGCGCGGGTAACATGTTTCCGCTTTATTTCGCCATGCTGGCCTCCGGTATCGGATTTGCGTCGTTTTTCAACAGTCTGCTGGTGATACGTTTCGGCATGGAGCGTCTGGCAGTGTTGGCGCTTGCGGCCATGGCCGGGCTGAGCGCTGGTCTGCTGGCGGTATCCCTGCTCTATGACGGTCAGCCGCCGTTTCTGCTGTTCATGCTGATCTGCGCAGCAGAGTTTTTCTGTTTTGCAATTCTGTTCAGCAATCTGAATGCGATGGCGATGCAGTTTCTGGGCCGGGTGGCCGGTCTGGGGGCCTCTTTGACCTCGGGTCTTTCCAGTCTGATTGCTGTCATCATCGCGGTGGTGCTGGGCCGGTTTTATGATCTGAGCGTGGTGCCCCTGTCCGTCGCCTTTCTGTTTGCCGGAATTGCCGGCTTCGCCCTTGTCCTGCTGGTCAGAAGCAGCAGTAGCGAGCTGGTCTAA
- a CDS encoding GNAT family N-acetyltransferase — MTPPLATHPVQCLSLQQFDNCLPQLAELLHACVHDGASIGFVLPFSPDDAEGFWLKRIRPSLAAGKRVVMIARIDHKLAGTVQLDCGLMPNQDHRADVSKLLVHPAFRRRGIARVLMAELEHQAVRRDRTLLVLDTRTGDSAEPLYGSLGFEIAGVVPGFARDPFAEKFDATTYMFKHLKPDHS; from the coding sequence ATGACACCCCCTTTGGCGACACACCCTGTTCAGTGCCTTTCGCTCCAGCAGTTTGATAATTGCCTCCCGCAACTGGCGGAATTGCTCCATGCCTGCGTCCATGACGGTGCCAGTATCGGCTTCGTGTTGCCCTTCAGCCCGGACGATGCCGAAGGGTTCTGGCTGAAGCGGATCCGTCCGTCGCTTGCCGCCGGCAAACGCGTCGTGATGATTGCCCGTATTGACCACAAGCTTGCCGGAACCGTACAGCTTGATTGCGGTTTGATGCCAAATCAGGACCACCGCGCCGATGTCTCCAAGCTCCTTGTGCATCCTGCGTTCCGGCGCCGCGGCATTGCCAGAGTGTTGATGGCAGAGCTCGAACATCAGGCTGTTCGGCGCGACCGCACGCTGCTGGTGCTGGATACAAGAACCGGGGATTCTGCCGAGCCGCTCTATGGCTCGCTCGGATTTGAGATTGCCGGAGTCGTGCCCGGCTTTGCCCGCGACCCGTTTGCCGAAAAATTTGACGCCACAACCTATATGTTCAAGCATCTCAAACCTGACCACAGCTGA
- a CDS encoding winged helix-turn-helix domain-containing protein, translating into MASSNLFRIENRDARRLWLAAQGLSSAPTGPLDTLSIIRQLGFVQLDTIRVVSRAHHHILWNRNQHYREPILNELLAGQRQLFEHFTHDASVLPMEFYPMWQRQFTRMKRRIDRNGYYASMPDEDGRAAIRQRIAQEGPLSTHAFDTRVEGQKGMWVRPPHKLALDYMWYCGELATSHRENFKKFYDLSHQVIPPQFRGANHTDETQINWLCEAALQRLGFGTSGEIQRFWDATDAAEVRHWATQNSSELLQVELQAADGSWSTALALPDIENRLAAAPAPTSRLRILNPFDPVIRDRARLKRLFGFDYRIEIFVPAASRKWGYYVFPLLEGDRFVGRIEARADRAKGQLTVLNLWSEPKTRWTAARAAKLDAELSRFARFVALDEINWQCARQPG; encoded by the coding sequence ATGGCGTCATCAAATTTATTCAGGATAGAAAATCGTGACGCCCGCCGCCTCTGGCTCGCAGCGCAGGGACTGTCCAGCGCACCAACCGGGCCGTTAGATACACTGTCGATCATCCGCCAGCTCGGCTTTGTCCAGCTCGATACTATCCGCGTGGTGTCACGCGCTCACCATCACATCCTCTGGAACCGCAATCAGCACTACCGCGAACCGATACTGAACGAATTACTGGCAGGGCAACGCCAGCTGTTTGAGCATTTCACCCATGATGCTTCGGTTCTGCCGATGGAATTCTATCCCATGTGGCAGCGTCAGTTCACCCGCATGAAACGGCGCATTGACCGCAACGGATATTATGCCAGCATGCCGGATGAAGACGGCCGCGCCGCAATCCGGCAACGCATTGCGCAGGAAGGGCCTTTGTCGACCCATGCCTTCGATACCAGGGTCGAAGGCCAAAAGGGGATGTGGGTCCGCCCGCCGCACAAACTGGCGCTGGATTATATGTGGTATTGCGGCGAGCTGGCGACCTCGCACCGCGAGAATTTCAAGAAATTCTATGATTTGAGCCATCAGGTCATCCCGCCGCAGTTTCGCGGCGCAAACCACACTGACGAGACCCAGATCAACTGGCTTTGCGAGGCCGCCTTGCAGCGTCTTGGATTTGGAACATCCGGGGAAATTCAGCGCTTCTGGGATGCCACCGATGCCGCTGAAGTCAGGCACTGGGCCACACAAAACAGCAGCGAATTGCTGCAGGTTGAATTGCAGGCTGCAGATGGCAGCTGGAGCACCGCACTCGCGCTCCCCGACATTGAAAATCGTCTTGCGGCGGCTCCGGCGCCGACGTCGCGGCTGCGCATTCTCAATCCGTTTGACCCTGTCATCCGCGACCGCGCCCGGCTGAAACGCCTGTTCGGCTTTGACTACCGCATCGAGATATTCGTCCCTGCAGCCAGCCGTAAATGGGGTTATTATGTATTCCCGCTGCTTGAAGGCGACCGCTTTGTCGGCCGCATTGAAGCAAGAGCTGACCGCGCCAAAGGCCAGTTGACCGTGCTTAATTTATGGTCGGAGCCAAAAACCCGGTGGACCGCCGCCCGCGCCGCCAAGCTGGACGCCGAACTCAGCCGCTTCGCCCGGTTCGTGGCGCTGGACGAGATCAACTGGCAATGTGCCAGACAACCTGGCTAG
- a CDS encoding NAD(P)(+) transhydrogenase (Re/Si-specific) subunit beta has product MSASISALLYLVAAVLFILALRGLSNPESARQGNRYGMIGMAIAIITTLFLAGTSFGSIVLIVLGLGIGGGAGAVIAKRIPMTAMPQLVAAFHSLVGLAAVFVAAAALYAPSAFGIGAVGEIPGYVLIEMSFGVAIGAITFTGSIIAFLKLDGRMSGKPIILPGRHLINIAIAAGIVILLMVLIGTESHFVFWMIVLLSLALGVLIIVPIGGADMPVVVSMLNSYSGWAAAGIGFTLGNLALIIVGALVGSSGAILSYIMCKGMNRSFISVILGGFGGESAVPVGDDGIERTVKQGSAEDAAFIMKNASKVIIVPGYGMAVAQAQHALREMGDKLKEEGVEVKYAIHPVAGRMPGHMNVLLAEANVPYDDVFELEDINSEFAQADVAFVIGANDVTNPAARDDKASPIYGMPILDVDKAGTCLFVKRSLGSGYAGIDNSLFYKDNTMMLLADAKKMVESIVKSLD; this is encoded by the coding sequence ATGTCAGCGAGTATTTCCGCACTTCTTTATCTTGTCGCAGCTGTGCTGTTCATTCTGGCTCTGCGTGGACTTTCCAACCCTGAATCGGCCCGTCAAGGCAACCGTTACGGCATGATCGGCATGGCGATCGCCATCATCACGACGCTGTTTCTGGCCGGTACATCCTTCGGCAGTATCGTGCTGATCGTGCTGGGTCTTGGCATTGGCGGCGGTGCCGGAGCGGTGATTGCCAAGCGCATACCGATGACGGCAATGCCGCAACTGGTGGCAGCGTTTCACTCTCTGGTCGGCCTTGCAGCGGTGTTTGTGGCAGCGGCGGCGCTGTATGCGCCCAGTGCCTTCGGCATCGGTGCAGTTGGCGAGATTCCGGGCTATGTGCTGATTGAAATGAGCTTTGGCGTTGCCATCGGCGCAATCACCTTTACCGGCTCTATCATCGCCTTTTTGAAGCTCGATGGACGCATGAGCGGCAAGCCGATCATTCTGCCGGGACGGCATCTCATCAATATCGCGATTGCCGCAGGCATCGTCATTCTGCTGATGGTGCTGATCGGCACGGAAAGCCATTTCGTGTTCTGGATGATTGTGCTGCTGTCGCTGGCGCTTGGCGTTCTCATCATCGTTCCTATTGGCGGCGCGGATATGCCCGTGGTGGTGTCGATGCTGAACTCCTATTCGGGCTGGGCCGCTGCCGGTATCGGCTTTACCCTGGGCAATCTGGCATTGATTATCGTTGGTGCTCTGGTCGGGTCCTCTGGTGCGATCCTGTCCTACATCATGTGCAAGGGTATGAACCGGTCTTTCATCTCGGTCATTCTTGGCGGCTTTGGCGGCGAATCCGCTGTTCCTGTCGGGGACGATGGTATTGAGCGGACGGTCAAGCAGGGCTCGGCGGAAGATGCAGCCTTCATCATGAAGAATGCTTCCAAGGTCATCATTGTGCCGGGTTACGGCATGGCCGTTGCCCAGGCGCAGCATGCTTTGCGGGAAATGGGCGACAAGCTGAAGGAGGAAGGCGTCGAGGTCAAATACGCCATCCATCCGGTCGCGGGCCGTATGCCGGGGCATATGAATGTGCTGCTGGCGGAAGCCAATGTGCCGTATGATGATGTGTTCGAACTGGAAGATATCAATTCCGAATTCGCCCAGGCCGATGTTGCCTTTGTCATCGGTGCCAATGATGTCACCAATCCGGCGGCGCGCGACGACAAAGCCTCACCGATTTACGGTATGCCAATTCTGGATGTGGACAAGGCCGGCACCTGCCTGTTCGTCAAACGCTCTCTGGGATCGGGCTATGCCGGCATCGACAACTCGCTGTTCTACAAGGACAACACGATGATGCTGCTGGCCGACGCCAAGAAAATGGTCGAGAGCATCGTCAAGTCGCTTGACTGA
- a CDS encoding proton-translocating transhydrogenase family protein, with protein sequence MTTHVNQLAERAKAAAEAARAAAAEADQAAQAAFSALEQAGDAIGVAVQGATGGAVDPFVFRLAVFVLAIFVGYYVVWSVTPALHTPLMSVTNAISSVIVVGALLAVGVDLASSDGAGLARTFGFIALILASVNIFGGFLVTQRMLAMYKKKQR encoded by the coding sequence ATGACAACCCACGTTAACCAACTGGCAGAACGGGCCAAAGCGGCAGCCGAAGCTGCGCGCGCTGCGGCTGCCGAGGCCGATCAGGCAGCACAGGCGGCCTTTTCTGCGCTGGAGCAGGCCGGAGATGCCATTGGCGTCGCGGTTCAGGGCGCAACCGGCGGCGCCGTTGATCCCTTCGTCTTCCGGCTCGCGGTTTTCGTACTGGCAATTTTTGTCGGCTATTATGTTGTCTGGTCCGTGACCCCGGCCCTGCACACTCCGCTGATGTCGGTCACCAACGCTATTTCCTCGGTCATTGTGGTCGGCGCGCTGCTGGCGGTGGGGGTTGATCTGGCCTCCAGCGACGGTGCCGGACTGGCCCGGACATTCGGTTTCATCGCGCTGATACTGGCCAGCGTAAATATTTTTGGCGGCTTTCTTGTCACCCAGCGCATGCTGGCGATGTACAAAAAGAAGCAGCGGTAA